From one Fibrobacter sp. UBA4297 genomic stretch:
- a CDS encoding glycosyl hydrolase family 8 produces MKNLVKVMLGLAAATAVTASAAGSFPFPQNTKYPHGKIIEYADTDMIKSHYAKWKQAWYKASNGWVLAPEGTCSTVSEAIAYGMLISVYMDDQDVFKNLYKTWTGNSAGANGGMNWRIGCDGGSGTASDADFDAALALVMASKQWNDASYLTAGKSLISWIASNDIESNKIKPGNQWNNAFNPSYATTANFQLFQDVAGGSWSSVISQAYTDLNACQDSKTGLVPDWCDWSSHKPVLTNAAVANDIGFYDDAARTPWRMAWAYYWYGDTKAQAFNKKIVDWLIPETRTASGVNSGYKYTGGIFMADKSDERNFVSSTFSGGLGLATSSIDSKEAETYLGTVYKVLKEKESCTTAQGCGEGSVAGEKYYPATLNMLYLLLVTGNMPNFYNMTGFEKFTPDPSKAPSIKEGDGEHLAFGDTTVGVSGLWNWGAYHDKLGIGTNMVPDSGASPLYRLDDGSVIARASMEIGPEPEWTEAAAKAGLLKYPSAGIAVSFKKDDCKATKSCGVNFKELGIQYIRVTAKTSGPIRMAILNTITDENEEKKVENAGAGSEPGIYVDNSEEFKAVTYDMTPYEYGFNGLGAGKEINILDWVSKNNAPEGAEILTCIKGLKWEVKDAKGGLGELSIKSVEFLDASKQPVDPVKLTGLEIKDNPISLYKVAMMPHFSVRANGLQIEINGAQVGNPYGVYNMQGKLVAAGMAFSSNLTVKVPTAGSYIVRIGSELNRVNVK; encoded by the coding sequence ATGAAGAATTTGGTAAAAGTTATGCTGGGCCTCGCAGCCGCAACTGCAGTGACAGCATCTGCTGCAGGAAGTTTCCCGTTTCCGCAGAACACGAAGTATCCGCACGGCAAGATTATTGAATACGCCGATACGGACATGATCAAGTCCCACTATGCAAAGTGGAAGCAAGCTTGGTACAAGGCTTCCAATGGTTGGGTGCTCGCTCCGGAAGGAACTTGCTCTACTGTTTCCGAAGCTATTGCATACGGTATGTTGATTTCCGTCTACATGGACGATCAGGATGTTTTCAAGAATCTTTATAAGACTTGGACTGGCAACAGCGCTGGTGCCAATGGCGGTATGAACTGGCGTATTGGCTGCGACGGTGGCTCGGGTACCGCATCTGACGCTGACTTCGATGCCGCTCTCGCTCTCGTGATGGCTTCCAAGCAGTGGAATGACGCTTCTTACCTCACTGCCGGTAAGTCCCTTATCAGTTGGATTGCTTCTAACGATATCGAAAGCAACAAGATTAAGCCGGGTAACCAGTGGAACAACGCTTTCAACCCGAGCTATGCAACGACTGCCAATTTCCAGCTTTTCCAGGATGTTGCCGGTGGTTCTTGGTCTAGCGTCATCTCTCAGGCTTATACGGACTTGAACGCTTGCCAGGATTCCAAGACTGGTCTTGTTCCGGACTGGTGCGACTGGAGTTCCCATAAGCCGGTGTTGACGAATGCAGCCGTTGCCAATGACATTGGTTTCTACGATGACGCAGCCCGTACGCCGTGGCGTATGGCATGGGCATATTACTGGTACGGTGATACCAAGGCTCAGGCTTTCAACAAGAAGATTGTGGACTGGCTCATTCCGGAAACCCGCACGGCTAGTGGCGTAAATTCTGGTTATAAGTACACTGGTGGCATCTTCATGGCTGACAAGAGCGACGAACGTAACTTTGTTTCTTCTACGTTCTCCGGCGGTCTCGGCCTTGCAACATCTTCTATCGATAGCAAGGAAGCTGAAACCTATCTCGGTACGGTTTACAAGGTCCTTAAGGAAAAGGAAAGCTGCACTACCGCCCAGGGTTGCGGTGAAGGTTCTGTCGCTGGTGAAAAGTACTATCCGGCTACTTTGAACATGCTCTACCTCCTCCTCGTGACGGGTAACATGCCGAACTTCTATAACATGACCGGCTTTGAAAAGTTCACTCCGGATCCGTCCAAGGCTCCGTCCATCAAGGAAGGCGATGGTGAACACTTGGCATTTGGCGATACGACTGTTGGTGTTTCTGGTCTTTGGAACTGGGGTGCATACCACGACAAGCTCGGTATCGGCACCAATATGGTCCCGGATTCTGGCGCATCTCCGCTCTACAGATTGGATGACGGTTCTGTCATTGCCCGTGCTTCTATGGAAATCGGACCGGAACCGGAATGGACCGAAGCTGCTGCTAAGGCTGGTCTCCTCAAGTATCCGTCTGCCGGTATCGCAGTTTCCTTCAAGAAGGACGATTGCAAGGCTACCAAGTCCTGCGGTGTGAACTTCAAGGAACTTGGTATTCAGTACATCCGCGTGACTGCAAAGACCTCTGGCCCGATTCGTATGGCTATCCTCAATACCATCACCGACGAAAACGAAGAAAAGAAGGTTGAAAACGCTGGTGCAGGTTCTGAACCGGGTATCTATGTTGACAACTCTGAAGAATTCAAGGCTGTGACCTATGACATGACTCCGTATGAATACGGTTTCAATGGCCTTGGCGCTGGTAAGGAAATCAATATTCTTGACTGGGTTAGCAAGAACAATGCACCGGAAGGCGCTGAAATCCTTACTTGCATCAAGGGTCTCAAGTGGGAAGTCAAGGATGCCAAGGGCGGTCTCGGTGAACTTTCCATCAAGTCCGTCGAATTCCTCGATGCATCCAAGCAGCCGGTTGACCCGGTCAAGCTCACTGGCCTCGAAATCAAGGACAATCCGATTAGCCTCTACAAGGTTGCCATGATGCCGCACTTCAGCGTCCGTGCTAACGGCCTGCAGATTGAAATCAACGGTGCTCAGGTTGGCAATCCGTACGGTGTCTACAACATGCAGGGCAAGCTCGTTGCCGCTGGCATGGCTTTCAGCAGCAACCTGACTGTCAAGGTTCCGACTGCTGGATCTTACATCGTTCGCATTGGTTCTGAACTGAACCGTGTCAACGTGAAGTAA
- a CDS encoding polysaccharide deacetylase family protein: MKKKTSNKSTAIALACGIAFGLAGFCMAAPFRTVPWNGHVGAVSFTFDDAYETQFLNLKPLLDAMPDVHVTFFLTGFQDRLTKNAEGFAALANSGNEIGNHTLSHWRLPEETDDELEVEITDFADTIEAALAKYGADVNIVSFATPGCENGENIKKVIQKRHMINRDCGFDGRNKWDVEPDWMSLKAKIWSRTDVTVNEMLNALDTAAFIGTFNNTNPLEPQITEGTWLVVLQHDVSERTIDYLSINPDDIKRLFERAVKNKLWIAPLGTVAAYQRAHFIIENATMDKIDNGYSVKWKIPHERMPKSVPLRIQIDTTRVSSKTTLEQDGKKLTPESDGSYIIEFMSQSLIMRNTGNIPLPKAKPKKAIASYSKFTLYDLRGKKLGATNGFSVPKDYPKGIYIIRAEAEKLPAITKKVAK; this comes from the coding sequence ATGAAAAAAAAGACGTCAAACAAGTCCACAGCGATAGCACTGGCATGCGGTATCGCATTTGGACTCGCAGGATTCTGCATGGCAGCCCCATTCAGGACCGTTCCCTGGAACGGCCATGTCGGGGCCGTCAGTTTCACATTTGACGACGCTTACGAAACACAGTTTTTGAACTTGAAGCCTTTGCTCGACGCAATGCCCGACGTTCATGTCACCTTCTTCTTGACAGGATTCCAAGACCGCCTGACCAAAAACGCAGAAGGTTTTGCTGCGCTCGCAAACTCCGGAAATGAAATAGGCAACCACACATTGTCACACTGGCGCCTACCGGAAGAAACGGATGACGAACTTGAAGTCGAAATTACCGATTTTGCAGATACCATCGAAGCTGCGCTCGCTAAATATGGCGCCGACGTCAACATCGTCTCTTTCGCAACTCCCGGCTGCGAGAACGGCGAAAACATCAAGAAGGTCATCCAAAAGCGCCACATGATCAACCGCGACTGCGGTTTTGACGGTCGTAACAAATGGGATGTCGAACCGGACTGGATGAGCCTTAAGGCAAAAATCTGGTCACGCACAGATGTCACGGTAAACGAGATGCTGAACGCCTTGGACACAGCTGCCTTTATCGGGACATTCAACAACACAAATCCATTAGAGCCGCAGATTACCGAAGGAACATGGCTTGTCGTCTTACAGCACGACGTTTCGGAAAGGACAATCGACTACCTCTCCATCAATCCGGACGATATAAAGCGTCTTTTTGAACGCGCCGTGAAGAACAAGCTGTGGATAGCGCCACTCGGAACAGTAGCCGCCTACCAGCGGGCGCATTTCATCATCGAGAACGCCACCATGGACAAAATTGACAACGGCTATTCCGTAAAATGGAAAATTCCGCACGAGAGAATGCCCAAAAGCGTTCCCCTCCGCATTCAAATCGATACGACCCGCGTGAGCAGCAAAACGACTCTTGAACAAGACGGCAAAAAGCTGACCCCCGAAAGCGACGGCAGCTACATTATTGAATTCATGTCCCAAAGCCTAATCATGCGGAATACGGGAAACATCCCGCTCCCCAAGGCAAAGCCAAAGAAAGCGATAGCGTCTTATTCAAAATTCACGCTATATGACTTGCGCGGTAAAAAGCTCGGAGCGACAAACGGATTTTCTGTTCCCAAGGACTATCCCAAGGGTATTTACATCATTCGCGCTGAAGCGGAAAAATTGCCAGCTATAACAAAGAAAGTAGCAAAATAA
- a CDS encoding sugar porter family MFS transporter: MAVEDNYKVGHVIMITLSAAIGGFLFGFDSSVINGANVALKGYFNCNDMQLGLAVSLALIGAAIGAYFAGRLADKFGRVRCMLAASVLFFISAIGSGLPFTIYDFIAWRVIGGVGIGVASIIAPIYIAETSPAHLRGRLGSMQQFAIVIGIFVALLSNYIIVRISGSASNTIMGIHSWKVMFWVEAIPAFLYGVAAWQLPESPRFLVSKGRIEEAQKVLSMIASVGIAEKTQEIQDSFKNNKPAKLSDLLETVAGKKRIAPIVWAGLGLAILQQLVGINVIFYYGSMLWQSVGFGESDAFLTSVISSAINLTMTIAAILLIDKIGRKPLLLIGSAGMTVTLGILACCFLFGSDASGNLVGSSGVFALLAANFYVAFFAATWGPVMWVMLGEMFNNRIRAVAIAICGLAQWGANFLVSWSFPVLVGKDGIGIGPTYLIYTTFAAISFVFVAKLVNETKGKKLEAM; encoded by the coding sequence ATGGCAGTAGAAGACAATTACAAAGTTGGACATGTCATCATGATAACCCTTTCCGCCGCCATCGGAGGGTTCCTATTCGGTTTTGACTCGTCCGTGATTAACGGCGCAAACGTTGCGCTTAAGGGCTACTTCAACTGCAACGACATGCAGCTTGGCCTTGCGGTTTCTCTCGCATTGATCGGCGCTGCCATCGGTGCATATTTCGCCGGCCGTCTGGCAGATAAGTTTGGACGTGTACGTTGCATGCTCGCAGCGTCCGTCCTTTTCTTTATCAGCGCCATCGGTTCCGGCCTCCCGTTCACCATCTACGACTTCATCGCCTGGCGTGTGATTGGCGGTGTGGGTATCGGTGTAGCATCTATCATCGCCCCGATTTACATTGCCGAAACCTCCCCAGCGCATTTGCGTGGGCGTCTAGGTTCCATGCAGCAGTTCGCCATCGTTATCGGTATCTTTGTTGCCCTCCTTTCCAACTACATCATTGTCCGCATTTCGGGTTCCGCAAGTAACACGATCATGGGCATCCATTCCTGGAAGGTGATGTTCTGGGTCGAAGCCATCCCGGCATTCCTTTACGGTGTCGCCGCCTGGCAGCTCCCGGAATCCCCGCGTTTCCTTGTGAGCAAGGGCCGCATCGAAGAAGCTCAGAAAGTGCTTTCGATGATCGCATCTGTGGGCATTGCAGAAAAGACGCAAGAAATCCAAGATTCCTTCAAGAACAACAAGCCGGCAAAGCTTTCGGACCTCCTCGAAACAGTCGCAGGCAAGAAGCGCATCGCTCCGATTGTCTGGGCGGGTCTCGGACTTGCCATCCTCCAGCAGCTTGTGGGTATCAACGTTATCTTCTACTACGGTTCCATGCTTTGGCAGAGTGTCGGTTTCGGTGAAAGCGATGCATTCCTCACGAGCGTGATTTCTAGCGCCATCAACTTGACCATGACAATTGCTGCAATCCTCCTTATCGATAAGATTGGTCGTAAGCCGCTTTTGCTCATCGGTTCTGCCGGTATGACCGTAACGCTTGGCATTCTCGCCTGCTGCTTCCTCTTCGGTTCCGACGCTAGCGGTAACCTCGTCGGTTCTAGCGGCGTCTTCGCCCTCCTCGCCGCAAACTTCTACGTGGCATTCTTTGCCGCCACGTGGGGCCCGGTGATGTGGGTGATGCTCGGCGAAATGTTCAACAACCGCATCCGTGCCGTGGCTATCGCAATATGTGGCCTCGCCCAGTGGGGTGCAAACTTCCTGGTCAGCTGGTCTTTCCCGGTTCTCGTCGGCAAGGACGGCATCGGCATCGGCCCGACCTACTTGATTTACACGACCTTTGCGGCAATAAGCTTTGTGTTCGTCGCCAAGCTGGTGAACGAAACCAAGGGCAAGAAGCTCGAAGCGATGTAA